In one window of Echeneis naucrates chromosome 17, fEcheNa1.1, whole genome shotgun sequence DNA:
- the crsp7 gene encoding mediator of RNA polymerase II transcription subunit 26, translating into MTTVSATPQQMRDRLLQAIDSQSNICNMVVVLEVIACLEKYPITKEALEETRLGKLINDVRKKTKDEDLAKRAKKLLRNWQKLIEPGPAVSATGSTNGSSHPCRTDSSPPDISVLGKGVTEVKVRNDVHNTYSPKAEKSSSRKRRAEQRDSGVHLPEKISKMSPYDNNVLPPPTNGIAGSPDALPDQEVVPSPDRSRIEHLDNDKSNRIPVNAVKPRPSSPGVAKLPSTSSLIKVAVMQQQARMDEGGGGGYYQAKSPRGLTTSPRSMKHDTVTKRSSVYAPKGTPIPSPSSRDPPLSLYQPASSPAQASYTDKLPHSSHRSSMHWVSSSEVPSHCPQQVISPTLDSPSVSPSTSIPQQNSELHRPTSEGAMSVSDDIDGPTAQNSEHKRRKYRSRDHSVNLDGQKIEDLTKPVRLKERRLTFDPVTGQIKPLAHKEPSQTEEAPTPEPSETRQRIESTVQQPALLVPVPSPVPAPTLAPTLAPTLAPNPVTAPATAPGPSHNPFHQTNWKELSRNEIIQSYLNLQSNVLTSSGVQAPSAHFFMSEYLKREEQEIKESRKTHVLQTDSSVGDLPGVSREVTDEDLDRIHTQHWPGVNGCYDTKGTWYDWTECISLDPHGDESKLNILPYVCLD; encoded by the exons ATATGCAATATGGTGGTTGTATTGGAGGTGATTGCCTGTCTTGAAAAGTATCCTATCACCAAAGAAGCACTTGAG GAAACCCGACTAGGAAAGTTGATCAATGACGTCAGGAAGAAGACCAAGGATGAAGACCTCGCTAAGCGTGCTAAGAAACTCTTAAGGAACTGGCAAAAGTTGATTGAACCAGGGCCGGCTGTGAGTGCCACTGGGTCTACCAATGGGAGCTCGCATCCCTGCAGAACAGACTCTTCACCCCCTGACATTTCTGTGCTGGGGAAGGGTGTCACCGAAGTCAAGGTCAGGAATGATGTTCACAACACATACTCACcaaaagctgaaaaatcaaGCAGCCGCAAGCGCCGGGCAGAGCAAAGAGATAGTGGAGTGCACTTACCAGAGAAAATCTCCAAGATGTCTCCGTATGATAACAATGTTTTACCACCGCCCACCAATGGGATTGCAGGGAGTccagatgcccttcctgacCAGGAGGTTGTACCATCTCCTGACAGATCTCGAATAGAGCATCTTGATAATGATAAATCCAACAGAATTCCAGTTAATGCTGTCAAGCCTCGCCCCAGCTCCCCTGGAGTGGCAAAACTACCTAGCACTTCTTCTTTGATCAAGGTTGCAGTGATGCAACAGCAGGCCAGAATGGAtgaaggaggtgggggaggtTATTATCAAGCCAAAAGTCCTCGAGGCCTCACCACCAGTCCAAGGAGCATGAAGCACGACACAGTGACCAAGCGCTCTTCAGTGTATGCACCAAAAGGAACTCCAATCCCAAGCCCTTCCTCTAGGGACCCTCCCTTGTCCTTGTACCAGCCTGCGTCCTCGCCTGCCCAAGCATCCTATACTGACAAGCTCCCACATTCTTCTCATAGGTCTTCAATGCACTGGGTCAGTTCATCAGAAGTCCCTTCTCATTGCCCACAGCAAGTCATATCTCCAACGCTGGACTCCCCATCAGTCTCCCCTTCAACCTCCATTCCCCAACAGAATTCAGAACTGCACAGACCCACATCTGAGGGAGccatgtctgtgtctgatgaCATAGATGGGCCAACAGCCCAAAACTCAGAGCATAAAAGGAGGAAGTATAGATCTAGAGACCACTCTGTTAACTTAGATGGCCAGAAAATAGAAGACTTGACTAAACCTGTGCGGTTAAAAGAACGCAGGCTAACATTTGACCCTGTCACAGGTCAGATCAAACCTCTGGCACATAAAGAACCTTCTCAAACAGAGGAAGCCCCCACTCCTGAGCCATCTGAAACGAGACAGAGAATTGAAAGCACTGTACAACAGCCTGCTCTTTTGGTTCCAGTCCCCTCCCCAGTCCCTGCTCCAACCCTAGCCCCGACCCTAGCCCCAACCCTAGCCCCAAACCCAGTCACTGCGCCGGCCACAGCCCCAGGCCCCAGCCATAACCCCTTTCACCAGACAAACTGGAAGGAGCTGTCCAGAAATGAAATCATCCAGTCCTACTTGAACCTTCAGAGCAATGTGCTCACCTCTTCGGGGGTGCAGGCCCCTAGTGCACACTTTTTCATGTCAGAGTATTTGAAAAGGGAAGAACAGGAGATAAAGGAGTCGAGGAAGACACACGTTCTGCAGACGGACAGCTCAGTAGGGGATTTACCGGGAGTGAGTCGGGAGGTGACGGATGAGGACCTGGacagaatacacacacagcactggcCGGGGGTGAATGGTTGTTATGATACCAAGGGCACCTGGTATGATTGGACAGAGTGCATATCATTGGACCCTCATGGGGACGAAAGCAAATTGAACATCCTGCCATATGTTTGCCTAGACTGA